The DNA region AGCCCGTTACCAGTGGCACCGCGCCCTTTCCTTCGAACCCACCGAAAAGGACGCCGCGCGCATCCAGCGCAAGCTGGATGTCGGCCTCGACGTGGTGATGCAGGAAGAAGCCGCAGCTGCCGGACAGGCGGCTCCGGCAGAACCGGCGACCGCGGCCGATGGCGGCTGAACCCGTCACCGAATTCGCGCCGGCCAAGATCAACCTCGCGCTCCATGTCACCGGGCGCCGGGCCGATGGCTACCACCTGCTCGACAGCCTCGTGGTCTTCGTCGGCACGGGCGACCGCGTGACCGCCGCGCCATCGGAAGACCTGACGCTCACCCTGACCGGCCCGCGCTCCACCTCGCTTGCGGCGGATGATGACAACCTCGTGCTGCGCGCGGCGCGCGCGATGGGGTCTGGCGGCGCGGCGCTTGTCCTTGAAAAGCACCTGCCCGTCGCCTCGGGCATCGGCGGCGGCTCGGCCGGTGCCGCCGCCCCACCGCGCGCCCTGTCGCGACTTCGCGGCCAACCGCTGCCGCCCGCGGCTGCCGTTCTGGCGCTTGGCGCCGATGTGCCGGTCTGTCTTGCCGGTCAACCCGCCCGCATGTCCGGCATCGGCGAGACGCTGGCCCCGCTCGACCATCCCCTGCCCGAGGCCTGGCTCGTCCTTGCCAATCCGGGCGTCGCGGTCTCCACCCCGGCGATCTTCGCCGCACTGGCACGGCGCGACAATGCGCCTCTCCCGCGCGATCTGCCGCGGCTGCGCACCGCAGCCGATCTGTCCGCCTTCCTGCGCATGGCCCGCAACGATCTGGAAGCGCCCGCCGCGCAACTGGTCCCGGTGATTTCCGTGGCGCGCTCCGCGCTTTCGGCCCAACCCGGTTGCCTGATGTCGCGCATGTCCGGCTCGGGGGCGACCTGCTTCGGCCTCTTCCCCGATGCGCTCACCGCCGCCGCCGCCGCCCGCGCCCTGCGCAGCGCCCGCCCCGACTGGTGGATCGAGGCAGCGCCGATCCTGCCCTGACCCTGTCCGGCCGGCCCGACCCTCGGACAATTCTTAAGTCCAAGTTAATCCAGCCAAGCAACTCATTGATTTCATTGGCGCGAGGCAAGCGTCCGAGCTCGGACGCTCAGCTGATCCGGGCCACCACATAGGCGGCCAGATCCTCCAGCATCTCCCGCAGCGGCTCGTCGGGAAGGCCGGCCATCGCCGCCCTGGCCCTGGCCGCCCAGTCCAGAGCCTCGGCCCGCGCCGCGGCCATGGCCCCGTGCCGGTCCATCAGCCGCCGGGCCTCCTCCAGGTCGCCCTCCCGCTGGTCACCCTTCTCGATCACCCGGCTCCAGAAGGCCCGCTCCTCCGGGTTCGCCCTGGCCACCGCCTTGATCACCGGCAGCGTCACCTTCCGCTCCCGGAAGTCGTCCCCGGTATTCTTGCCCAGGGCCGCATCCGCCCCGCCATAATCCAGCAGGTCATCGACGATCTGGAACGCGATCCCCAGGGCATCGCCATAGGTCCGCAGCGCCTGCACCCGGCCCTCGTCGGCCCCGGCGATCACCGCCCCCGCCTCGGTCGCCGCCGAGAACAGCGCCGCGGTCTTGCCCCGGATCACCTTCAGATAGGTCGCCTCATCCGTCCCCAGGTCCTGCGCCGCCATCAGCTGCAGCACCTCGCCCTCAGCGATGGTCGCCGCCGCATCCGAAAGGATCGACAGCACCCGCAGGCTGCCCGGCTCCACCATCAACTGGAACGCCCTGGCGAACAGATAGTCCCCCACCAGCACCGAGGACTTGTTGTCCCACAGCAGGTTCGCCGTCGGCCGCCCCCGCCGCCGCTGGCTCTCATCCACCACGTCGTCATGCAGCAGGGTCGCGGTGTGGATGAACTCCACCGTGGCCGCCAGGTGAACATGGAACGGCCCGCCATAGCCACACAGCCGCGCCGCCGCCAGCACCAGCATCGGCCGCAGCCGCTTGCCACCTGCCTCGATCAGATGGGCGCTCACCTCCGGGATCCGCGGCGCATGTTCGCTGGCCATCCGCTCGCGGATCAGCCCGTTCACCGCATCCATGTCCGCCGCCAGCCAGTCAGCCAGCCGATCATGCGGTTTGCGCGCAGCCTCCTGGGTCGACTCGTCCAAACTCATGCCCCGCCCCGTTCGATCCTCGACAACGCCCGTCGGACCGGCTAGCCCCGGACCATGAGAGAAGTCCTGCGCAGCACCAATCCCGCCGACATCGCCTTCGCGACCGCGCTGCTTGCGGGCGAGGGTATACCTGCCTTCGAGATGGACGTCCACATGAGCGTCCTGGACGGGTCTCTGGGCATCTTGCCGCGCCGGATCATGGTGGCCGACCGCGACTGGTTCATCGCCGCATCGGTCCTGGCCGACAACAACCTGGGCGAGCGTCCGTGACCTTTGCCGAAGAGGACCTGTCCGACGACGCTTTCCTTTGCGGCCGCCTGCACCTTCTGCAACCGCTGAAGGGATACCGCGCCGCCACTGACCCGGTTCTGCTGGCCGCCGCCTGCCCGGCCACGCCCGGACAGTCTGTCCTGGACCTCGGCTGCGGCGCGGGCGCGGCGAGCCTGTGCCTCGCCAGCCGCGTACCCGGGCTGAGCCTGGCAGGACTGGAACTGCAACCGGCCTATGCCGCCCTCGCGCGTCGCAATGCCGAACGGAACGGCATCGCGCTGGAGGTGGCCGAAGGCGACCTGTCGCACATGCCCAAGGCGCTGCGAAGGGGGTTCGACCATGTCATCGCCAATCCGCCCTACTATCCCGCCGCAGGCACACCCTCGCCCCATGCGGCGCGCGACAGGGCCCTGCGCGAGGATACGCCCATCGGCGAATGGGTGACGGCGGCCCTGACGCGCCTGCACCCCGGCGGTTGGCTGACAATGATCCTCTCTGCCGCCCTGCTGCCCGGCGCGCTTGCCGCGCTTCCACCGCGGGGCGGATCGGCCCAGGTGCTGCCCCTGGCACCACGCGCGGGACGCGATGCGTCGCGCGTCATCCTTCGTGCGCGCAAGGGGGGAAAGGCCGCGTTCCGGATGCTGTTCCCCTTCGTCCTGCACGCCGGACCGGCCCATGACGGCGACCGCGAAAGCTACACGCCAGAGGCGAGTGCCGTCTTGCGCGGCGGTGGCGACCTGTCGGCTGCTTTTGGCTGATTTGTCGGCAGTTCACGGCCCCGGTCACGCCGGTTTCAGGTGACACGACTCGGGGATTGTGATGCTCTGATGACACTGGATCATCACAGGAGGACAGACATGACGGTTGCTTCGCATCTGCAGGAACTGCGCCGCAAGCACGAGGTGCTTTCCATCCAGGTCGAGGAAGCGCAGCGCAGTCCTGCGTCGGACGATTTCGAGATTGCCGCGATGAAGAAGCAGAAGCTCAAGCTGAAGGAAGAGATCACGCGCCTGATGCAGGCGTGACCTTCCGGGCGCTGGCGCGGGCCGCCAGCGCCGCTCCTCCGGCGATCAGGATCGCCGCCGCGAGGATTGTCCAGGACGGCGCCGTGATTCCGGCAAGCACCAGCGCCAGGGTGGAGAGCACGGGCGCCGCATACGAGGCGACACCCAGAACTTGGATGTCGCCTTTCTTCATCCCGATGTCCCAGGTGAAGAAGGCCGCGCCAACAGGACCAAGGCCCAGGGCAAGAACGGACAGCCAGCCGCGCAGGTCCACCGGCCAGACCGTTGGCTCGACCGCCAGGTGCACCGGCAGGGAGAGGGCAGCCGTGCCCAGGCAGAAGACCGTGACCACCTCGGTCGGAACCTCGCCCATGCGGCGCGACAGCACGGAATAGCCTGCCCAGGTCAGAGCACAAAGAAAACCCAGAAACAGGCCAAGCACGCTGCCCCCGGCTTCGCCGCCGCGCGCCAGGACGATCAGCGCCGCTCCGGCGAAAGCCACCAGCGCACCGATCACATGCTGCGGCAAGAGACGCTCGCCCGGCAGAAGCCCCGAGAACAGCACGATGAACAACGGCCAGAGATAGGCCATGAGCCCCGTTTCGGCCGAGGGGGCGACACGGAAAGCGGTGAAATACAGCGCATGATAGCCAAAGAGGCCAAGGATGCCGAAGGCATAGACCTTCCAGCTGATGCCGCTGAGCCGTGACAACCCGTTCCGCAGCGTCCAGATCAGGCCCAGGCTGCCGCCAAGGCCGAAGGTCAGCACGTTCAGCAGGAAGGGCGGCACCGGCGCCGATCCGATGGTCAGGAGCGCCAGCACCGACCACATGAGGATGGCGGTGAAGCCGATCAGGGTAGCCTTGCCGCGCGTCATGGATGCTGCCGTTCGCCTGAACCGTTGCGGTCTCTTGCCTAGAGGCCGGCGCCAGAAATGGAAAGGCCCCCGGATCGGGGGCCTTTGCCGGATCGTTGCGTGGCGATTTCAGACGAAGAACTGGCCGCCGTTGGCCGAAATGGTGGAACCGGTGATGAAGCCCGCCTCGTCCGAGGCGAGGAACACCACGATCCGCGCGATTTCCTCCGGCTCGCCCAGGCGGCCCACCGGGATCAGCGGGATGATGCGTTCGTTCAGCACCTTCTCGTCGATGGCCTTCACCATCTCGGTCGCGATATAGCCGGGGCAGATCGCGTTGACAGTGATGCCGGCGCGCGCGCCTTCCTGGGCCAGCGCCTTGGTGAAGCCCAGGTCACCCGCCTTGGCCGCCGAGTAATTCGCCTGGCCGGCCTGGCCCTTCTGGCCGTTGATCGAGGAAATGCTGATCACGCGGCCAAACTTGCGGTCACGCATCCCCGACCACAGCGGATGGGTCATGTTGAACAGGCCCGACAGGTTGGTGTCGATGACTTCCTTCCACTGGGCCGGGGTCATCTTGTGGAACATGGCGTCGCGGGTGATGCCCGCGTTGTTCACCAGGACGTCCACCGGGCCGAGGTCGGCCTCGACCTTGGCGATACCCTCCTTGCAGGCGTCGTAGTCGGCGACCGACCACTTGTAGGTGGGAATGCCGGTCTCGGCGGTGAACTTCGCCGCGGCTTCGTCATTGCCCGCGTAGTTCGCGGCGACGGTGTATCCCGCCGCCTTCAGCGCGACCGAGATCGCCGCGCCGATGCCGCGCGACCCGCCCGTGACAAGTGCAACCCGTGCCATCGTGATTCCTCCTTCGAAGGTATGCTTTGGTATGCCGTTGAAATGGTGTTACAGAAACGAAAGCCGGCGCGCAACATTGTTGCGCGCCGGCTTTGCTCATGCGGCGAAATGCTGCACTGCGGCGAAACTCAGGCGCGTTCCAGGCACATGGCCACGCCCATGCCCCCGCCGATGCACAGCGTGGCGAGGCCCTTCTTCGCGTCGCGGCGGTTCATCTCGAACAGCAGCGTGTTCAGGATGCGCGCGCCCGAAGCGCCGATGGGGTGGCCGATGGCGATCGCGCCGCCGTTGACGTTCACGATGGCGGGGTCCCAGCCCATGTCCTTGTTCACAGCGCAGGCCTGGGCGGCAAAGGCTTCGTTCGCCTCGACCAGATCGAGATCGCCCACTTTCCAGCCCGCCTTTTCCAGCGCCTTGCGGCTGGCGAAGATCGGACCGACGCCCATGATCGACGGGTCAAGCCCGGCGGTCGCGTAAGAGGCGATGCGCGCCAGCGGCTTCAGCCCGCGCTTGGCGGCTTCGGCTTCGGTCATCAGCACCACCGCGGCCGCGCCATCATTGATGCCAGAGGCATTGGCAGCCGTTACCGAGCCGTCCTTGGCGAAGGCGGGGCGCAGCTTCTGCATGGCTTCCAGCGTGGCGCCGTGACGGATGTATTCGTCGGCATCCACCACCACGTCTCCCTTGCGGGTCTTGATGGTGAAGGGGATGATCTCGTCCTTGAACTTGCCGGCCTTTTGCGCGGCTTCAGCCTTGTTCTGGCTGGCCAGCGCGAATTCGTCCTGCATGTCGCGGCTGATTTGCCACTGGTTCGCGACGTTCTCGGCGGTCTGACCCATGTGATAGCCGTTGAAGGCATCCCACAGACCGTCCTTGATCATCGAGTCGATGAAGTTCAGGTCGCCCATCTTCTGGCCAGCGCGCAGATGCGCGACATGGGGCGACAGCGACATGCTTTCCTGGCCGCCAGCCACCACGATGGCCGCATCGCCAAGCTGCACATGCTGGGCGCCAAGCGCAACGGCGCGCAGGCCCGAGCCGCAGACTTGGTTGATGCCCCATGCGCTGGCTTCCTTGGGCAGGCCAGCCTTGATCGCGGCCTGACGGGCCGGATTCTGGCCCTGACCGCCGGTCAGCACCTGGCCAAGGATGGTTTCGCTCACCTCGGACTTGTCGATACCGGCGCGGTCCACCACCGCCTCGATCACCGCCGCGCCCAGATCATGCGCGGGCGTGGTGGCGAAAGAGCCGTTGAAGCTGCCGACAGCGGTGCGTCCCGCCGAGACGATGACGACATTGGTCATTGCGATTGGCCTCCGTTCCTGAGCCGTTTGGCCGGGAAGGGCTGGCCCCCCCGCCTTCAGCTTCGGCCCTAAGCCCTGTTTGTTGCAAAAGCAAGAAAGATGCCCGACCAATATGCCGCAGCGGCAATCTGGCTCTGCTGAGTCATGCGCGGCGGGCGGCCGCCTCCTCCCATGCCGGTTTCAAGCTTGGGGCGCCGATCAGATAGCCCTGCAGGCAGTCGACGCCCAGACCACGCAGAATCTCGCCCTCTGTCGCGGTTTCAACGGCAACGGCAACTGTGACCATGCCGAAGGGACGTGCCACGCCAACCAGCGCCGCCGCCAGGGCCTTCACGTCGGCGTCGCGGTCGATACCGCGCACCGCCCGCGCGTCGATCTTGGCGAAATCGAAGTAGAAATCGCGCAGGCGGCCCAGTGCCGTGGTGCCACCGCCAAAGTCGTCCAGGGCGAAGGCCACGCCCAACTTCTGCATTTCGGCCATGAAGGCCGAGAGGGTTTCCGGCACCGTCATCGCCGATTCCTCGCCAATTTCTAGGATCAGCCGTTCGGCGATGGTCGGCGCCGCAGACAGACCCTTGTTCAACACCCTTTGCCAGCGCGGATAGCCGATCGAACGGGCCGAGACATTGACCGAAATGCGCAGTTCAGGCTGGCGGGCAAGGGTCGCCAGACCCTGTTCCAGGGCCAGGCAGTCGATCTCGCGCCCCATCTCGTGACGTTCGACGGCGCCCATGAAATCGCGCGCCGGAATGATGCGGCCGGCCGTATCCAGCACCCGGACCAGCCCTTCGTGGAAGGCGATGCGCGTCACATCGGCGGCCATCACCACCGGCTGCCAGGCCAGACGGATACGCCGCGCATCTATGGCCTTGCGCACCAGGGCCAGGGTTTCGCGGTCGGCCTGGCTGATCGCCATCTCGAGCGGGGAGGACAATGCCGCCGCCTTCGCCGCCTTCTCGACCAACCTGTCCGCCGCCATGATGCCCCCGCACCCAGACCCTTGATGCCGCCACCTTGTCGCCATCGGCGTAAAGCCGCGGTAAAGGAATACAATTCGCCGGAATTCAGAGGCACCCGATGAGCACGACCGACCAGCCGGGGCGCTGCCCCTGGTGCGGCACCGATCCCCTGTATGTCAGCTATCACGACACCGAATGGGGCGTGCCCGAGTTCGACAGCCGCGCGCTGTGGGAAAAGCTGATCCTCGACGGCTTCCAGGCCGGGCTCGCCTGGATCACCATCCTGCGCAAGCGCGAGGCGTTCCGCACGGCCTTCGCCGGGTTCCGCCCGGACATCATCGCCGGATGGGGCGAAGCAGACGTAAGCCGCCTGCTGCAGGATGCGGGAATCGTGCGGCACCGCGGCAAGATCGAAGGCACCATCCGCTCGGCACAGGCGTTCATGCAGATCGAGGAGCGGACGCCCTTTTCCGAATTCCTCTGGCGACATCTGGATGGCCAGCCCCTTGTGAACCATTTCCGCAGCCCATCCGAAGTTCCGATAGAAACCGCTGTTTCGAAACAGATTTCGAAGGAGCTTAAGGCTCAGGGCTTCACCTTCTGCGGGCCGACCATCGTTTATGCCTTCATGCAGGCGACCGGCATGGTGAACGACCATCTGGTGACGTGCCACCGCCACCCCTCTTTCGCCGCGCTTGCGAAATAGCCCCTTCCGGCCTAGGGAACCTTGGCCAGCCAGGAGTCTCCCGATGTCCGACAGCAACACGCGTCTTGTCGATCTGGGCCTTCAGGGCGGCGGCGCACATGGCGCCTTCACCTGGGGCGTGCTGGACCGGCTTCTCGAAGAAGACTGGCTGGAGTTCGACGGGGTGTCGGGCACCTCGGCCGGGGCGATGAATGCGGCCGTCTTCGTGGACGGGTTGGCCGCCGGAGGGCGCGAGGGCGCCCGTATGGCGCTGGAAAGGTTCTGGCGCAGGGTGGCGGATGCCGGGCGGACCAGCCCGATGCAGCGCGGCCTGATCGAACGGATGCTGGGCCTCTGGACACTGGACTACTCGCCCGTATTCCTGGCCCTGGAAGCCAGCGCACGCATGATCTCGCCCTATGACCTGCACGCGGTGACGGGCAACCCGCTGGAGACCATCCTCGCCGAATGCGTCGATTTTGACCGGCTGTCGCGGGCTCCGACCAAGCTGTTCGTGAACGCGACTAACGTCCGCACCGGCCGCGGTCGTATTTTTCGCAATGCCGAAGTCACGCCCGAGGTGCTTCTGGCCTCGGCCTGCCTGCCCACGATGT from Neotabrizicola shimadae includes:
- the yddG gene encoding aromatic amino acid exporter YddG; its protein translation is MTRGKATLIGFTAILMWSVLALLTIGSAPVPPFLLNVLTFGLGGSLGLIWTLRNGLSRLSGISWKVYAFGILGLFGYHALYFTAFRVAPSAETGLMAYLWPLFIVLFSGLLPGERLLPQHVIGALVAFAGAALIVLARGGEAGGSVLGLFLGFLCALTWAGYSVLSRRMGEVPTEVVTVFCLGTAALSLPVHLAVEPTVWPVDLRGWLSVLALGLGPVGAAFFTWDIGMKKGDIQVLGVASYAAPVLSTLALVLAGITAPSWTILAAAILIAGGAALAARASARKVTPASGA
- a CDS encoding putative signal transducing protein, translated to MREVLRSTNPADIAFATALLAGEGIPAFEMDVHMSVLDGSLGILPRRIMVADRDWFIAASVLADNNLGERP
- a CDS encoding acetyl-CoA C-acetyltransferase, which translates into the protein MTNVVIVSAGRTAVGSFNGSFATTPAHDLGAAVIEAVVDRAGIDKSEVSETILGQVLTGGQGQNPARQAAIKAGLPKEASAWGINQVCGSGLRAVALGAQHVQLGDAAIVVAGGQESMSLSPHVAHLRAGQKMGDLNFIDSMIKDGLWDAFNGYHMGQTAENVANQWQISRDMQDEFALASQNKAEAAQKAGKFKDEIIPFTIKTRKGDVVVDADEYIRHGATLEAMQKLRPAFAKDGSVTAANASGINDGAAAVVLMTEAEAAKRGLKPLARIASYATAGLDPSIMGVGPIFASRKALEKAGWKVGDLDLVEANEAFAAQACAVNKDMGWDPAIVNVNGGAIAIGHPIGASGARILNTLLFEMNRRDAKKGLATLCIGGGMGVAMCLERA
- a CDS encoding polyprenyl synthetase family protein, yielding MSLDESTQEAARKPHDRLADWLAADMDAVNGLIRERMASEHAPRIPEVSAHLIEAGGKRLRPMLVLAAARLCGYGGPFHVHLAATVEFIHTATLLHDDVVDESQRRRGRPTANLLWDNKSSVLVGDYLFARAFQLMVEPGSLRVLSILSDAAATIAEGEVLQLMAAQDLGTDEATYLKVIRGKTAALFSAATEAGAVIAGADEGRVQALRTYGDALGIAFQIVDDLLDYGGADAALGKNTGDDFRERKVTLPVIKAVARANPEERAFWSRVIEKGDQREGDLEEARRLMDRHGAMAAARAEALDWAARARAAMAGLPDEPLREMLEDLAAYVVARIS
- a CDS encoding tRNA1(Val) (adenine(37)-N6)-methyltransferase, translating into MTFAEEDLSDDAFLCGRLHLLQPLKGYRAATDPVLLAAACPATPGQSVLDLGCGAGAASLCLASRVPGLSLAGLELQPAYAALARRNAERNGIALEVAEGDLSHMPKALRRGFDHVIANPPYYPAAGTPSPHAARDRALREDTPIGEWVTAALTRLHPGGWLTMILSAALLPGALAALPPRGGSAQVLPLAPRAGRDASRVILRARKGGKAAFRMLFPFVLHAGPAHDGDRESYTPEASAVLRGGGDLSAAFG
- a CDS encoding patatin-like phospholipase family protein — translated: MSDSNTRLVDLGLQGGGAHGAFTWGVLDRLLEEDWLEFDGVSGTSAGAMNAAVFVDGLAAGGREGARMALERFWRRVADAGRTSPMQRGLIERMLGLWTLDYSPVFLALEASARMISPYDLHAVTGNPLETILAECVDFDRLSRAPTKLFVNATNVRTGRGRIFRNAEVTPEVLLASACLPTMFQAVEIDGDAYWDGGYSGNPSITPLVRECRSHDTILVQINPIRRPEPPRTARDIQNRLNEIAFNSVLIKELRALALIRDVVDPGTGDGRLIKAMRVHRIASDLMLELGYSSKLLVEWDFFTMLRDDGRKVADEFLASHGKDIGIRSTLDLDAYLEGI
- a CDS encoding YdcH family protein, coding for MTVASHLQELRRKHEVLSIQVEEAQRSPASDDFEIAAMKKQKLKLKEEITRLMQA
- a CDS encoding EAL domain-containing protein yields the protein MAADRLVEKAAKAAALSSPLEMAISQADRETLALVRKAIDARRIRLAWQPVVMAADVTRIAFHEGLVRVLDTAGRIIPARDFMGAVERHEMGREIDCLALEQGLATLARQPELRISVNVSARSIGYPRWQRVLNKGLSAAPTIAERLILEIGEESAMTVPETLSAFMAEMQKLGVAFALDDFGGGTTALGRLRDFYFDFAKIDARAVRGIDRDADVKALAAALVGVARPFGMVTVAVAVETATEGEILRGLGVDCLQGYLIGAPSLKPAWEEAAARRA
- a CDS encoding 4-(cytidine 5'-diphospho)-2-C-methyl-D-erythritol kinase, which gives rise to MAAEPVTEFAPAKINLALHVTGRRADGYHLLDSLVVFVGTGDRVTAAPSEDLTLTLTGPRSTSLAADDDNLVLRAARAMGSGGAALVLEKHLPVASGIGGGSAGAAAPPRALSRLRGQPLPPAAAVLALGADVPVCLAGQPARMSGIGETLAPLDHPLPEAWLVLANPGVAVSTPAIFAALARRDNAPLPRDLPRLRTAADLSAFLRMARNDLEAPAAQLVPVISVARSALSAQPGCLMSRMSGSGATCFGLFPDALTAAAAARALRSARPDWWIEAAPILP
- a CDS encoding DNA-3-methyladenine glycosylase I produces the protein MSTTDQPGRCPWCGTDPLYVSYHDTEWGVPEFDSRALWEKLILDGFQAGLAWITILRKREAFRTAFAGFRPDIIAGWGEADVSRLLQDAGIVRHRGKIEGTIRSAQAFMQIEERTPFSEFLWRHLDGQPLVNHFRSPSEVPIETAVSKQISKELKAQGFTFCGPTIVYAFMQATGMVNDHLVTCHRHPSFAALAK
- a CDS encoding beta-ketoacyl-ACP reductase, coding for MARVALVTGGSRGIGAAISVALKAAGYTVAANYAGNDEAAAKFTAETGIPTYKWSVADYDACKEGIAKVEADLGPVDVLVNNAGITRDAMFHKMTPAQWKEVIDTNLSGLFNMTHPLWSGMRDRKFGRVISISSINGQKGQAGQANYSAAKAGDLGFTKALAQEGARAGITVNAICPGYIATEMVKAIDEKVLNERIIPLIPVGRLGEPEEIARIVVFLASDEAGFITGSTISANGGQFFV